The Kwoniella shivajii chromosome 4, complete sequence genome segment ACCAAACCGGTAACAATCAAATTCTTCCAAGGAGCAGTATTGTAAAGGTGAGTACCCAATACCAACAAAGTGTAGAACCATCCTCGAGTTTGATCAATACCCTCGGAAACGAAATCGGCAGGATAAGATTTCTCGAATCTCTCCTTGTTTTCGAAGGGGAAATGCGATTGAGCGTAGGGCATACTGAGTAGATCGACAAGAAGCAGTCAGCCCCATATTCCTTGACACGCATTTCAATCTTGCTCACCTTCCAGACTCAAACCAACAATCAAAGACTTCCTCGATTCTTCTGAgtacacctttacctttttgcGATGGGATAGTGATATTATCGATACTCTCCCGATGCAAGTCGGTGATATTTGATACACCAGAAAGTTTCTCGAGTTCAGCAATAGAGCCTACTGCCACGATCtagaatcatcatcagcatggTACTCATGCTTCAACTGCATGCATCCACTTACTTCCTCGTAGTCCTCGCTGACCCAAAGAGGGATAGGAGTACCCCAATATCTGTTTCTGGAGATATTCCAATCTCGGGCATTTCTAATCCAACCTCCGAATCTACCTTCACCTACGTTTGCTGGAACCCATCttgttttcttgttgttttcAACGAGTTTGTCAGAGATGTTGGCTACTCTGACGAACCAAGATGGGATAGCTCGGTAGATGAGCGGTGTACCTGATCTCCAACAGAATGGGTAAGAATGCATTATATCGGATCGAACGATAAGTCGGCCTCTCTTTTGTAGATCTTTGATGATAGTAGCGTCGGCTTCCTGTGAATATGCAACTTGTCAGCAGAGTCGAACATGAGGCCGTCAGaattcagctcaccttgacatATCTACCTTCGTATTCCGGTACTTCAGAAGTGAATTTACCAGATTCATCGATGGGACAAGGAGGAATTTCGTCATCTCGAACAACTTTATGAGCTACACAGATTCGGTGATCGTCTTCACCGAAAGCAGGAGCTTGATGGACGATACCGGTACCGGAAGAGTCGGTAACATAGGTATCTGAGAGAACTCGGAAAGCTCGGTCTTCGTACTAGTGGTGCAAGGCATGTTGTCAGGAACGCTTTCGAGATGTACGAGTGCAAGAGTAGAAGAATAGGATTGTACTCACTTGCTCAGTGAAGTGGTCGAACATGGGTACATATCTCCATCCTACCATATCTTTACCAGTGAACTGACCGACTTTCTTAAATTTGGGTTTAGcatctttttccttcttggGATCAGGTTTCTTTCCTCCTGCGTATTCTTTATACACCGTTCCAAGAAGAGACTCTAAGAGAATGAAGTTTTGATCACGCTCGTAATCGTAGATTTTGATATAAGTGAAATCTGGATGAACACAAAGGGCGAGATTGGAAGGAAGGGTATAAGGTGTAGTTGTCCATGCGAGAATGGATGTTGAAGGATCATCACAAAGAGGGAATGTGACGGTGACTATATTATGATAAATAATACCGAATCAGTATGCAACTATTTGGGACCAGCATTGAgtcaaaaaaaaaaaagagaatgaacTCACCAGCAGGATCAGAAGTCATTCTATAATCTTCACCAGCTTCGAAATTACTCAAAGGTGTTGTACATCCAGTTGAATAAGGCATAACTCTTAATCCTCTATAAACTTGATTTTTTTGCCATAATTGACCAAAAACCCACCAAACACTTTCCATAAAAGTAGGATCAAGTGTTTTGTATCCAGTATCAAAATCGATCCATctacccattctttccacTGTTGATTTCCATTCACCAGAATATCTCATAACGATTTCTCTACATGCAGCGTTATATTTGTCAATTCCCATTGCCATTACATCTGCTTTCCCTTTAATATTTAATGTTTTGTCAATTTCATGTTCTACGGGAAGACCGTGCGTATCCCATCCGAATCTTCGTTCAACGTGAAACCCAGTAGAAGAAGCATGTCTTGTGACAACGTCCTGTTGATCCCCATTGGTTAGTCAGCCTCACCGAGTACAGAGGGCTCATGGCTTCAAACAACCTATCATGAGGTCAAtcgtactcaccttgatgGTACCAGCGAGTAAATGTCCATAATGAGGCTTTCCTGTAGCGAAAGGAGGTCCATCATAGAAACTGTACTCTGGTTTACCTTCAGAGAGCTTTTGCGATGTCTTGAAAGCATCGATCTCTGTCCAGTAATCAAGGACATTCTGCTCAGTGGTAGGGATATGGATGGGTTTTGAGTCTAGATAAtgcaaaggaaaagggagatGTGGTCAGCTTCGTATCACACCTTCTGGATTAGGTACTGTCAACGGATAGATAGGCTTACGGTCGTGAGTTTTGAACGACATTTTTGATAGAACTTCGCTGGGACAGTTGAGGACGAGAATTAAGAGAGGTTCGAATATGGGGGTATTGTATCCGAGTGGTTTATCTTGCCACTGTGGAACCACGCTCTGACTCAGCAATGACTCGAAGAAGGTGTGGTCGAGTCGGTTTTGACGCAGTCACCAAGCTCCTTTTGAGGTGATTATCTGACAATTGTACGAGTCGGATTACGATCGGGTGGATGTTACGTAGATTCCAAGCAAGCAGCTCTAGAACAAGGGAGATTTAATGCTATTATTCGTCAACTTACGTGCAGCTGTTAATTGTGATTGAGGACCTCCTTTTTTCCACTGACCATCAACGTCCAACTCTGTTCGACTTTTTATCTCATTCGACTCTTTATGAGATATGGAGATGGGTGGAGTACTCCGCCTGGTGCAGCTCTGAATGACGGGATTTATCGGCGATATCTTTACTATCATATCAGGGTGGCAAAAACAAACTCCCACCATTGGACAGTAACaacaacctccactttcattTGGGAGATTTAGCCCAAAGATGTCTCAAAGATTTCAGACGgatgtatgatgatgaatagcttcttcatgatcaacCTAGATGCAAGTGCCAGTAAAACGGTGGTCGTCTGATTCGCAAAAGGCATGCCTCGACTATCAGCCAGTGACTCACATTCAAAGTCAACCGGAAAGAACATCGCTTCTGCCTCTAGTACAGCAGCGGGTATCATCTCGTCAaacgcttcttcttcctcttcacgaTCGACACccaagaaatcaaattcgaagTCGAAATCACTGAAAAGACCACCGAAAGATATTCTCGACATTGATAGGACCACTCCGAAATCTaataaaccttcttccactatgTCTCGAGCTTCTACAGCTGGACCTTCGAGAGCTTCCAGTCCCGCTATCGGTGGTTATACCTCAACTACATTCACTCCTTTACCTAGATCCTTACTATCAGGTACAGGATACAGGTTTTCTCCAACTCCTCCACCAGAACCTCCATTAGATGTAGAGATGGATGGACGACCGGCTTCTGGCCCAAGTACTGCGTTACTGGGAGACAATGAAAATGCAATGGAACCTGGTGAAATCCAAGAATCGTCTTTCGGAGCGGATATATTCATCGATGAGATACCTAAAATATCACCTCCTTTACCTAATAcagcagaagctgaatcgtccaaatcgaatgatcattttcaaCCTCCAGGTCTATTTAGCACTTCTTTGATGACAActgtcaattcatcaaaagataGTTTGTCTGTAGAATTGCACAACCCACCCGTTTTGGgagatgggaaaggaaatggaaaatcaaaaggCAAAGGGAAGGTCAATGATGGAATTGAAGTCGATCCTGAATTACTGTTACCTTCCCACGTGTTGGTGGATTCAACATCACCAACAAAGAGAGACCACATTGAGGGAAATGAAGGGGGTGTCTCTGAGGATGAGGACCAGATGGAAGGTTTATATtttgtcgatgatgatatcagtaAAGTAAGCACTCTCACGCGTCCTCATTGCAAATATTAAGACCAAGGTCACTTACTCAGTGCTATTTACGATAGGGCTCTAAACGGTATTTCGATCCGGAACAAGACGAATCAAAGGAAGTCGAAGCAACTTTTTTGGCAACAGCTGATCAAAGTAAGATTTGCCAAAATTGTAAAAGACCTGGTCATCGCAGTAAAGATTGTAAACATGTTATCGTGAGTGATAAAGTGGTATCAAATCCTTACAGTCTTAACTGACGGGTCCTCCTTTTCTGTTTCAGTGTACAACGTGTGGAGCCGAAGATGCTCatgagagaagagattgtCCAGTCGGTCTAGTATGTTTCGGTTGTGGAGGTAGAGGTCATAGAAAACAGGATTGTCCAGATCCAACAACCAGGATGTCCAAGAGGACAGGTTGTGACAGATGTGGAAGTAGAGATCATATGGAGAATGTGGGTAGTCATTCTTCCTTGGCATATATTCCAAAAAACCGACCCTTATGTACTAATATTTTTGAGGTGATTAGACCTGTCATACGATTTGGAGGGTCTATTCCTACTTTTCGACTGAGGTCAGATCAGAGATTCAAAGGGATAAGCTAAATGCtgaaggatgggaaaaggaagctATTGGTGGTAGGTCGTCCGATGAGTGGTGTTACAATTGTGGAAAAGAAGGTCATTTAGGCGATGTAAGTGGAATTTTTCTATTTGACTGGGTTCAGATTTACCAGATACATCCATATTATCATGGAAGTCTATGCTCATTTCCTGAACTGTAGGATTGTCAAAAACGTCGTGGATCACTTGCACGTTTAACGGTCCCTTCTGCATTCTCATATGAGATGGCATCTAGAGGACCATTCTTCACTACCACATTAcaatcatcgtcatcgtcgaAGAGAAATAATGCAGATCTACCTCCACCTACACATTCAAGATttgaagataatgataatggtgatcAAGACGACTATGATAATTTACCGTTTATATCTGGCGGATATAAGAATTTTGGAGGATCAAATGCAGGAAAGAAAACGcgtgaaaaggaaaaagagaaattaAGACAATTATCGAGAAACAAGAATGGTCTAtcagatgaggatgatgaggatgatggacCCAATTGGTTCAAGAACTCGAATAATAACAATAGTAATAGAGGTGGAGGATTGAATATCAGGGGGAGAGGTGATCGTGGTTTTCGTGGTAGTGGTGGCCGTCGCATAGATGATAacggtaatggtaatggtaatgggTATTCAACACCTAACTCAAGAAATAACAATAACTTCGCCAAGAAACCTTGGGACTCAGAATATCGTGAACGAGATCGCAACCCCAATGGTCATAGGGgtagaaatggaaatggaaacgcAAGGGAAAGATCGAGATCACCACCGCCGTCCACATCCAGAAGGAATGATAATCGAGGGATGCCATTTTCACATGGTTATCTAATGgattcatctttacctataccttcttctgcgCCTGCAAAAGTGATCTCTTTCGGAAAATTGTCTGAACCTGGATCCAATCGCAATTCAAATACCCATAATACAAGAAGTCATGGGACGGCTTCAGCAATGGGAGGTGCAAAAGCTTTGATAAATCGTGCGTTAGGTAATAATAATAGTACACCAAaaggaggagcaggagatgGGGGTCAATCCACTCCTTCTCGCACACGTGGCGGGAAACACAATAATAGCCCATTAGTCAAAACGCCTTCTAGCAATatcaataataacaataataacaacatACCAATCGTGGAGATTCCATCTTctagaaagaagaacaagagtaaaaatcaaaatcaaaatcaacaagataAAGATTGGGAATCtgaatggagaagatcaggtggtggaggtgggaaaGTTGATCAATGGTCCAAAGAATTAGATAAACGagaaaaagaattgaaaatcAAAGGTAGAAGTGGTGAATTAAATGCCGCCACTGGTGGAAGAATCACTTCGACCACACCTAAAAGTGGACCT includes the following:
- a CDS encoding isoleucine-tRNA ligase, which translates into the protein MSFKTHDHSKPIHIPTTEQNVLDYWTEIDAFKTSQKLSEGKPEYSFYDGPPFATGKPHYGHLLAGTIKDVVTRHASSTGFHVERRFGWDTHGLPVEHEIDKTLNIKGKADVMAMGIDKYNAACREIVMRYSGEWKSTVERMGRWIDFDTGYKTLDPTFMESVWWVFGQLWQKNQVYRGLRVMPYSTGCTTPLSNFEAGEDYRMTSDPAVTVTFPLCDDPSTSILAWTTTPYTLPSNLALCVHPDFTYIKIYDYERDQNFILLESLLGTVYKEYAGGKKPDPKKEKDAKPKFKKVGQFTGKDMVGWRYVPMFDHFTEQYEDRAFRVLSDTYVTDSSGTGIVHQAPAFGEDDHRICVAHKVVRDDEIPPCPIDESGKFTSEVPEYEGRYVKEADATIIKDLQKRGRLIVRSDIMHSYPFCWRSGTPLIYRAIPSWFVRVANISDKLVENNKKTRWVPANVGEGRFGGWIRNARDWNISRNRYWGTPIPLWVSEDYEEIVAVGSIAELEKLSGVSNITDLHRESIDNITIPSQKGKGVLRRIEEVFDCWFESGSMPYAQSHFPFENKERFEKSYPADFVSEGIDQTRGWFYTLLVLGTHLYNTAPWKNLIVTGLVLAADGKKMSKKLKNYPDPMEVVNKYGADCVRLFLVNSPVVRADNLRFREEGVREILSNVILKWINSLNFYLGQVELFDQTTGEKFVYDHDAPKSNNVMDRWILATCQSLIQHVDTEMKAYRLYTVIPRLLDLIADLTNWYIRFNRTRLKGSGGVEDTRSALNTLYEVLFTLCLTMSSFTPFTCETVYQSLRATSPASKDPNHDVRSIHFLPFPAVRQEYFDPVIERQVQRMRAVIDLGRLVRDRKTLKIKIPLKELVIFHHDQEYLDDVKSLESYIAAELNVVNVVYTSDESAVGIKYRANADWPTLGKKLRKDIGKVRSYLPNMTTEECKSFLTQGKVVVNGIELITGDLNVTRFAEVEDETKKDTASDTEVIIIMDIQRHAELESMALLRSLTSRVNKLRKEAGLKPSDKINLYYEIDQGEEDNIKSALKGNEDYLIKQIGAIPIELSQKSDSTNDPESKKTATLVTEKRSKESEDLVESERFVLTLSLKE